The Eubacterium ventriosum genome includes the window GTAATAGTTGTTAAACTCGTTACCATCTCTACTTTCGTATCTGACTTTCACTGCGTTCTTTTAATTTCCTTAGGTATTCTACAGTAAAATTTTATTTTTCGTAAGTACTTTTTTAAATTTCGGCACTTTAAACAATAATATGTATAAAGCTACTTTAAGGCACACACTATTGCATAAAAAACCTCACGAAATAATGCTGATATTATCTTACATTTCCGCCTTTCATGGCTGCCTTTCTCTGATACATTTTCTTGTCAGCATTTTCAAGAAGAATTTTTAAGTTTAATTCTGATTTTCTCTCAGATTTTCAATTAATTTAAACACTTCCGGATGCTTTTCTTTTAAATGCTCATCAAGAACATGTCTTCTTTCCTTAAATCTTTCTGCCATTTCAGGATGTTCATCCCTGATTCTTCTATGTATTTCTTCTCTATGCTTTTCTAAACGTTCAGCAATAGTTTTTTCATCTTTTCCTGAAATATTAACAATCTCTTTTAGATGTTCTTCAAGATGCTCTAACCACTCGTCCTCGTCAAAAGCATCCATATGTGACCAGCTTCCGTGGAAAAGTTTCTCCATATCTCCTGTTTTCTTTAACTGCTGAATCTGCAAAACAATCTGCTTTTCAATTTGCTCTTCACTTTCAGCTCCGTATGCCCAAACGAACTCCTGAACCTTATTATCTACTCTTTTTCTTGAAGCACTTCTTTCTTCATTTTCTACGCCACCCTCTAAAGGATAAGGTCTTCCAATACCCATATCCTTCAAAGCAATGTGAATAGTTCTTCTAACTCTTCCTTCTTCAATCATATACCCTAGCCCCAGTGTTCGAAGTTGCTCATTAATCTTTGCAATATGTTCAGTAATATAAAATCTAATGCCTTTGTCTTCAAGTGACTTGTACAACATTGCCAGCCTATCTGCTGCAGTTATGTCAATACTTCCAACGCCACCTGCATCAAGAATTACAGCTTTGGTATCCGGTTTTATGCTGTCTTCAATATCGCGTTGCAACACCTGAATATTGCCAAAAAATAAATTACTGCTAAATCTATAAATTACAACTCCTTCAATGGCATGTATTTGTCTTCCCTCGTTCAAATCCCTAAAATGTCTATGCCCCGGCTGTATTCCAAGAAAACATCTTGAAGGTTTTGATGTTCTTATAATCATTTCTGTAAAAGAAAGAATAATACCAATTAAAACACCATTTATTGTTCCAAGTAAAAGTACACCGAGAAAAGCTCCCATAAAAATTAGAAATTCAGTTCTGCTTACCTTCCACAACCTTGCCGCCAAGTCAAACTCCGTTGCACCCATAAGTGCTGAAATAACTATTGCCGTCAAAATAGGAATAGGAAGATATCCGATAAATCCTGTTCCGCAAAGAAGTAACACTATCATAGAAAATCCTGCCACAATGCCTGTAAGCTGAGTTTTTGCCTGATATTGTTCACCCATTGCCGTACGGGAAACTGAACCGTTAATAGGGCAACATCCTGTAAAAGCAGCCATAAAATTACCTAGGGAAAATGCAAAAATCTCCTGATTATCATTTATTCTGTAATTATTTTTTTGAGCAAAACTATTCTCTGCCAACAAAGTTTCAGCCATAATTACTACTGCCACCGACAAACTGATAGTAATAGTCTGCTGAATTGGAATAGCCGAGAAATCAGGAATACTCCACTTTGGAAGTCCCGGCTCTACTGCATTTAAAGTCTTAATTCCCCAATCTCTTATTGGAAGACTTATTGTGAAAATCGTACCCACAAACATTAAAACTACTGCCATTGGAAATTTAGGCATTATCTTCTTCGAGGCAAAAAGTATTACCAGTGCTATCACTCCCATAATTACTGATGGCATATTTATATTAAGCGCAGTCTTATAGATATGTTCGGCTAATTCGAAAAACTCTCCTGTTCCCGATGTGCCTCCCATAACCTTTGGAATCTGCATTAATATGATTGTTGTACAAATACCTGTTATAAAACCACCCATTACCGGTGCTGAAATGTAATTAACCAGCTTTCCGGCTTTCATAAAATAAAAAGCCAACAACCATAAGGCAACAAAAAACGTCATAACAGGAACTGCTGCCATAGCCTTGTCTGAACCAGCCTCTATGTTAAGTGTCAAAAGCGCTGAACCTACAAGAGCTGCAGGAGCCGCGTCCACACCAAATATAAACTGAGGCGATGTAGAAAAAAGTCCAAAAACAAGAATTGGAAATACCGAACCATACAATCCGTAAACTGCAGGCAGACCGGCTATCTGTGCATATCCCATAGAGATAGGAATAGACACCGCCATAATAATAATTCCTGCAATAATGTCCTTTATAAAATTGTCTTTGTTATAATTTCTTAATGTTTGCAATAGTTTTATATTCATTTTTAAACCTTTCTGTGTGCCTATAATTGTCAGATTTTAAGCTTTTGTAATATTTGTTCTTCTGACAAAGCCAAATAAGGATTTTGTATATTATATTACTATTATGTCATTGCCAATTCAATGCTAAATTATTACTTTTATATTGTTAAACACAAAAATAGCCACAGTTTAAACCATGACTATTTTTACCAAAAATTATATAGCTATTTTTTGTTCACAAACATTCTTGTTATTAAAGCCACTATCGGGGAAAGTACTCCTGCTATCGGCCACACAACCCATGAAATATCCCACTTTCCTGTTGGAAATGACCATCCTAAATAGATTGCCACAAAGATTAACCAGTACACTAGCATAACGGCTCCAACAACAGGAGCTTCTTTCTTTTTCTTAACAGTGTAGTCGCCTTCCTGCAATAATACGTCAAAACTTGAATTAACTATGCCTACTCTCACAAAAAGATTGACTGCCACTGCCACGATCAGAAGCAAAATTGAAACTGATATCACTACAATATCATCTTTTGCGTTAATTCCTGCGCAAAGCATTAATGGCACACAGCTTAAAATACATAGAACTACTCCAATTCCAACTGATATTGTAAACTTCCCCGAGAAACCATTCTTCTTTTCTCTGACAATGCCATCAACACCATATTCAGTTTCTATTTCTTCTTTGCCTAGAAATTCATATTTAGAGGATTCCCTTCCGCTTAAAATAAATAGAAATACTGCTACAGCCACCATTACAAGAAGTATTGCCACGCCTATTCCGCTGGCAAAATCCTCTGTAATTCCAATTCTTCTGCTTTCACTTAAACCTATAAGGGCAATCAATGGTGCTGCAGATGCCACACATAAAGATACTCCAAATGCTATGATAGGTGACGTTTTAGTCTTAATTCGTAAAAATTCATCTGCCTCTTCCATAGTAACCTTTCGAAGCTTCTTAGAACTTTCCGTACTTTTAAAACCATCAACGTTTTCCGCTTCTTCAATTTCATCTTTTAATAAGTAATCAGTTGTAACGCCAAAAATTCTTGCCATTTCCAAAATTCTGTTTAAATCAGGCACTGACTGGCCCGTCTCCCTTAATTAAAGATATTGTTGGGTAAAAAAGAAAGGTCAGTCGATTTTGCCGATGAAGCGGTAGTAGATTTCTACTTCCTGCTCACGGCTTCCGTCCTCGCCCTTGACAGCTTCGTGGACGGTTATTTTTTCAATTAGAGTGTTCAGAAGTTCGGCGGTCAGCTCCACAGGGTTGACATACTGTTTCATCAGGGCAATCCACTTTTCAGCATCCGCTGCGGTCTGTACGGCGGCTTCCATCGTTTCGTGAAGCTGTCTTATTTTTGTTTCAAGCTCCTTTTGCTCGTTCTGGTACTTCTCGGACAGCATATTGAAGTTATACTCGGTTATGCGTCCGGCAGACCAGTCCTCATACATTTTAGCAAACAGCCCGTCAACCTCGGCTTTACGCTTCTCTGCCTTTTTCAGCTCCGCAGCCTGCTTTTTCTTCGCAGAGTTTCTTTCCCTGTCGCTGGCATTGAGCAGGCGTTTCAGCAGATTGTCCTCGTCTTTCTGTGCCAGCATAGACCAGTATTGCAGTCTTGCAAGCACATAGGCATACAGTACATCATAGCGGATATAGTGCATGGAACACTGGCGTAATCCCTGCCCGTTCTTGCTGCAATGGTAGTACCCGTATGGGTTCTTATTCTGCTTGTTTTCCCCATAGGCTAAAGACCATCCGCAGTCTGCACATTTTATCAATCCTGCGAAAATCTGTGTCGTACCGTTTCTGCGTTTCCTGCGTCTGCTTGCAATCAGCTCCTGAACTTTTTGGAACACTTCTTCAGAAATGATGGCTTCGTGGGTATTTTCCACACGATACCATTCTTCCTGCGGCTTCCGCACCTTTTTCTTGTTCTTGAATGAAATGTTGCTCTGCTTGTTGTGAATGCTGTGACCGATGTAGGTTTCCTCTTTCAAAATGCTCTTGACCTGTGCTATCGTCCACGCATAGGCTTTTTCTGCGGGCGCACCGGCGTAGATATTGGCGAAAGTCCCGTATCTTTCATAGTTCAGCCAGCCGGGGGTAGGTACTTTTTCCTCCACCAGAATCCGTGTAATGCTGGCGGCTCCACGCCCGTGTACAGCAAGGTCAAAAATCTTCTCTACAATCCAGCGTGTTTCCGGGTCGATCAGAAGATGACCTTTTTTGTCCGGGTCTTTTACATAGCCCAGCGGTGCATAGGCTCCATAGTGTGCGCCATTGGCAAATCTTGTGTGCATGGCAGCCTTGACCTTTTTGCTGGTCTGTCGGGCGTGCATTTCATTCAGGATGTTTAAGAACGGTGCAAGCTCGCTTTCTCCGTTGATGGTGTCCACATTGTCATTGATGGCAATGTAGCGTACTCCCTTGCTGGGGAAATAGATTTCCGTGTACTGACCGGTCAGGATATAGTTTCTTCCCAGACGGGATAAGTCCTTTGTGACAACGCAGTTGATTTTCCCGTCCTCGATGTCATCAATCATCCTTTGGAAACTTGGACGCTCGAAATTTGTCCCACTCCATCCGTCGTCAATGTACTCGTCTACAACGGTCAGCCCATGCTCTGCGGCATACTGTCTAAGCATCATGCGCTGGGTCTGGATACTGCCGCTTTCCCCCTGTAATTCATCGTCACGGCTCAATCTCAAATATAGTGCAGTGTTATAAATCGTTGTATTGTATGGTTGTTTCACGGTTAAAAATCCTCCTTCTAAAAGAAACAACCCACGCTTATACAATACTCGCTGGTACAAGTATATCATAAGCGTGGGCTGATTGACAGTCGTTATTCCGTATTTTTTCAGGAAGCGGCGGCAGCGTGCTGGATCACATCTTCCAGCAGGCTGTCAAGCGGCTTCCCATCCTGTGCGAAATGCTCCGATACCTTGATACGGACTTTCCCCATGACAAAATACTGGGTGCCGTCTTTTTCGGTAAGCAGGGTGCCGCTGCTTTTGTTATTGCTCTCGTTTTTGCTTTTTGCCATAGGCAGTTACCTCCATAAATGAAATATGCCCGACAAGGGAATGTCAGACAGGTGTACAGCCGCAGACTGTCTCCGTGTCAACCAAACCGTGTCAACCGGCAGAAAAGACTTTGAAAACAATCCATAGGCGCTCTATTATTACTTTTTACTTTTTCTTTGATTTCTTGGTTGACATGGTTGACAAAGGAGAGAAATGCCCCAAATATCAGGCTTTTCCCCGTCAACCGGCTGTCAACCAAAGCGTCAACCAAACTGTCAACCGGTGGCTTTTCAGAATGGAAGTTCCATTTGCCGGGCTTCTTCTTCCGTGATTTCCTGAAAACCGTCCCCCTCCGGCGGAGCTTGGTTGACACGCTCCCAGCCTTTTTGAGAACCGTATTTCTTATACCGCTTCGGGCTTTTGTAGGCTACCCAGCCCTGTATGATGCCGCCCGCAATGCCGGTATTCATAATCTCGCAGATTGCCCGTGTCTCCCAGTCTGCCGGGGAATTTAAGTTCCCCAGCGCTTCCTCATAAAGCTGCTTGGAACATACCCTGTCGCCGGTGTAGTCCTCCAAATAGGCGTAGATCATGCCGGCCTGTGTGTCTTCCTGCATAAAGTCCTGCTGGTGGGCGTTCAGGTATCGGTTCATTTCCATGCTGAATGACAGCTTATACTTCCCACTGCGATAAACCGTCATGGCTTCCGCCCACATCTGTTCGATATACGCCCTCGCCGCCGCTTCATCGTCCAGTATGTGAACCTCCGCCCGTTCCGGGTACACCGTCACGGGGAGAAAGCGCCGGTTGCCGGTGCGGTCACGGGGCAAAAAGTCCTGCCGGTTGGTCGTCCCTCCAAATACACATTGCCGCAGCCGGTCTGCCGGATGTGTCTCATACGGCACTTTGTAGGTTTCTTTCTGGCGGCTTAAGAATGACTTGATTTCCTCAATACTCTTGGCGTTGGCTGTGGCAATCATCTCCGACATCTCGATAATCCAATGCCCTTGCAGCTTGCGGTACACATTTTCATCGTCCAGCTTTTTCAAATCGTCTGAAAACCATTCGTCCCTGCCTGCCAGCAGCCGGAAAAAGGTAGATTTCCCGGCTCCCTGACCACCAACCAGACAGAGCATGACCTCAAACTTGCTCCCCGGTCTGAATACCCGCCGGATGGCTCCCATCAGGAACAGTTTCAAGGCTTCATAGGTGTATTCGTCCGTATCGGCTCCCAGAAAGTGATGCAGGGCGTAACGGATGCGCTCTGTGCCGTCCCATTGCAGGCTGTTCAGGTAATCCCTGACTGGATGGTAGCGGTTTTCATTGGCAACAATCTTGATGGCGCTCTGCACCTTTTTCTCGCTGGTAAGCCCGTAATTTTCTTCCAGATACAAAAGCAGGTAGTTCATGTCCATGTCGGTCAGCGTGGTACTGGTGCGCTCCCAGCCCAGCGGCTTCACAATGTCAATCTGCTCCGTCAAAAGGTTCAGGCGCAGCGCCCCGCGAAACAGAGGGTCACGCTGGAACACCGTCAGGCAGTTTCGGATGCTGTTCTTCACGCCGCCTTTCTGCGTCCCCTCTAATGTTTCCCGGATTTCTGCCGGTGTCTGCGCCGGTTCCATTGTGTCCATCGTCCTTTTGACCGCTTCCTGCGTTTCCGGCGGCAAGCTCTGAAATTCGCTGTTCAAGCCGCAACACCTCCTTTCCCTGTGCGGCGATCAATGCCGCTTTTTCTTCTATTTCTCCGTATAACAAAATATCCAAAAGGTATTCTGTGTAGCTTATCCTCTGCAACGCTTCCACAAAAAGAGGATGCCAGATGGCATCCTGCGGCTGTGGGGCGTGTGCTGTTTTCCAATGCTCCAGCAGGCGCAGATAATCGCATAGCACCCGGAAACAATACCGTTCCGTTTCCTGAAATCTCTGCTCCGCTGATTTTTGTCGGGGCTGTGACCTGTTGTGACGCTTCCTATCTGGCGGCGCATTGCCGGATTTCTCATAGGAAACGCCGAAGTCCTCCGCAAGCCTGACCGCAGCTTCCCGTTTCCCCAATCCATGCAGCAAAGCGGCAAAGTCGATCACATCCCCGGAAGCCCCGCAGCCGAAGCAGTAAAAGCGGCTGTCCACTTTCATGCTGGGCGTGCGGTCATTGTGGAATGGACAGCAGACCATGCCGTTTCTCCCCACCCGGATTCCATAGAATGAAGCAGCCTGCCGGGTGGTAACAGACTGTTTCACCGCTTCAAATACATTCAAATGCTCCCTCCATAAAAATACTGGTAGCGGTAAAGCTGCCGGTTATATCATAGCTCCATCTCATGTTTCTTTCTCTGTACTGCCTGTGGCTGCTCCCTCCGGCGCAGTGCGGTATCTACGGCGTTCTGCACCTGCCGTAGCCGTATGACTTCCTCCCGGAGTGGCTTGTGCTGCGGAGACAGTTCGGCATACTCTGTTTTTAACTGTGCGTATTCCTGTTTCCATGCTTTCAGGGCAATGGGTTTTCCGTCCAGTTTTTCTTTCAAAATACGGCGGGCGGCATAAAACAGCCGTAACTCCGCATCGTGGGATGTTTCAAATTTCTCCCTCTGTTTCTTAAACTTGATATTGTTCAATTCCGTATGAACAGGTTTTAGCCGCTGGTAATTCTCGCCCTCCCGTATCAATTCCTGCAATTCCTTTATCCGGGCAGATTTCTTTTTCATGGAGTCGCTTAACGCTTCAAATTCTTCGTTGACAGAGGAAAGACGCTCCTGCAAATCCTCTAATGTGAGCAGCTTGTTTTCCGTCAGATAATTGACGGCTTCGGCAAACTGCTTTAAGTTTCCGGTTCTGGCTTTATTGCTCCATGCCCCTGCGTTGCGCTGGTTGTAATAAGCGATCAACAGGTCGGCAAGGCTCGGTGTCTGCGGTTTGGAAAGTTCTTCTTTTACCTCTGCCATCCAGACAAACAGGGCTTTGATCTTCTTCCTCACATCCTGCATGAGCCGGTTGGTGGCTTTAATCCAGCGGTTCAGTTCCCCTTTCTCGGTGCGGATGCCCTTTGCTTCCATCTGCCGGACATTAGCTCCCTCGTGGACAGTAGGTATCAGGTCAAGCCCCTGCCGCACATAGGAACGGTGGTCGATACGCACATCCAGCCCTTTTTCCTCAAATTTTGTATTAACGGCAGCCGCCCACTGCTCCCGCCAGTGTTCCAGCGTTTCCGGCTCATGCCAGTCTGTTGTATGGACAGCGTTAAACATATAATCGCCGTTTTTATCCCGGATTCGGTTTCCATCTTCATCAAGAAGATATTCCCGACGCTGTTTTTGTCCCCATGTGCCATCCGGGTTCAAAGGGCGCATGGTTGTCATCACATGAAAATGCGGGTTAGGGATGCCGCCGTCCTCTTTCTCCGGGCTGTGAAAAGCAAGGTCGGCAATCATGCCTTTTGTCACAAACTGCTCCTGTACGAACTTCCTCGCCAGCTCCATGTTTTCTTCCAGCGTCAATTCATTCTGCATGGCAATATCAAAGGAATAGGCAAGCTGTGCTTTTGGATGTTTCTCGCAGTTCTCCACAGCATTCCAGAGGGTCGCCCGGTCAAGATATATTTCCGGCGCATGGGGCGGCAGCATGATTTCCGAAGCGATCACGCCGCCCTTTTTGGTGTAGTCGCTGACTTCTCCATAGTAGCTGCTGTAAAGACGCTCCCCGGCTCGATAGGCTGCGCTGGCAATGGCGCTCTGACCGGCGCTGCGCTTGATCTGTGCGATTGAAAAATGATAAAGTGCTATCCTTAGTCACCGCCTTTCTCCTGCCCGGAAATACGGGCGTGGTTCTCTGTGGCAGACCGGATGAAATGCTCCGCCTGCGGCAGATTCAAAATGCTTTCCATGAGGGAATAAAATTCCGCTTCGGATAGCTCCTTTGTCTGTGGTGCAATGCTCTCAATAGCTGCCCCACGGGTAATCAGCCGGTGCGTCCTCTGTTTCCGGGAACCGCTTTCCAGATACGCCTGCCGGTTTTTCAAACGCTGCATTTTCCGTTTTTCCTGTTCCAGCAGGACAGTGGTTTTTTCATATTCCTGCTTCAACTGTTCCAAAGATTTTTCCATGTTCTCACATCCTTTGCTGATAAGATAAAGAAAGACCATCCGCAGACAGTCCGTGTGTCAGTGCTTCTATAAAACCCGATGAAAAGGGAAAACCGCAGAGCGGATTTCTCTTTGCGGCGGGTACACAGGGGATAGCCGCTTTAGCGGCGCAAGGGGGTGTAGCCACCTTGTCGGAGCGAAGCGAACGCAGACCTCGGATTGCTGATTTTATCAGCGGCAGAGGTAAGCTCCGCAGGACGCACGATACATGGTCTTTAGACTATGTATAGAAGTGCGCCCTTAGTTCCTAAGGGATTTTGCCGTTTCCGGCAGTCTTGTCCTTTTTCTTGGAACGCTTGGAAAGATACTTCGGGCAGTCAACCACAACCGCCCGGAAGCTCTGTTTACATTCGTGCTGGCATTTCCGGCACAGTTCGTTGTAAGTGATACGGCTGCGGTCATTTAAGAAGAAAGACCATTCCAACCGCCGCTTGTTACTCATTCTTGCCATAACCGGCTCCTTTCTCCGTTTCTATCTGATGTACGCAGATAGGCTGTTTTGATGTAGCGTCTCGGTATCATTTTTAAGTTTTTTTCCCTCTGTATGCCCCTTTGGAAAGTGCGGCAGTATTGCAAGTCAGGGAATGATACCTCACGCTTATTTGTCGCTTCCCGGTACGGTTTCGGAGCCTTTTGCCATCCATTCAAAGAAAGCAATTTTGCTGACCTTGATAAGTCTGCCCCTGCGGAACGCTGGAAAGCCGGGTGTGTGTACCAGCTCATAGGCGCTCGCTCTTGAAATTCCCATAATCCGCTGAATGTCCGCCACATCCAGAACCAGCGGTAAATCCTCGTAGCTGTTCAATCTCTTTTTATCGTTCATTCTGTTCCTCCCATAAATCAAATAGGTTAAAATGCTTCCTGTTGCCGTTCTCCCCAAAAGCCGTTTTCCTGCCCCATTCCTGCGGTGTTTCCCTGCATTGGTGCGCCGAATGCGTCACTTCTCCTGCCGGTCATATCCCTTTTGGACGGTCATTCACTTGTCAAGGTACTGTGCGGTACGAAATTACCAACCGCAATCATCATAGCGTACTATCCTTGACAAAACAATGATTCTGCGATACCATGAGTGTAACGGATATAACTGAATTATATAATTACCATAAACAAAGGCAGGGGATAGGGATGGAGAATCAGTTTATACGGCATGAGCCATGTTTTGAGAGGATTTTGTTTGTCCTGACGCTGGACAGGAAGAAAATGAAAGAGCGGATTTTGATTGGGGAAGAACAGCAGATCCGCTTCCGTCTGAACGGGAGCCAAAACGCAGAGGTGCTTTGTGATATGACACGCCCACTGGGAACTTTTTTGATAAACTTTGAGCGTGACACGGACAGAGACTGGAACTTATACGGGCTTTCTCCGCTGCGGCAAGCTCTCCACTCCAACCGATGGAAACAGCCGGAGCTGGAGCAGGCGGCAAGCGAATTTCTTTGGGAGAAATATCTTAGCAACGACCCTCTGAAAATGTATGTGGCGTTCCGTATCTGGAACAGCTATCTGCTTGCCAGAGAACCCCGTGACCGTAACGCTGCCTGTGACCGCTTCATGGATAAAATGAGCAGACTGACCGGGGTATTCCAAAACGAAACCATGAGCTTTGACAGGGAGACAGGAAAACCGAAACAATTTCAAGCTGGCAGCCTTTATTTCAAAGGCGCACCGTCAGAAGATACCCGGCTTGACCTCTGGTTCCCGGACAACCGGCGCACAGAAGAATGTGTGTCTGCCTATGCGTCCCTCTACCCGTTGATTACCTATTATCTGAACAGGCTGAATGACTGGGGGCTTTGCTTCCGGCGGTGCAAGGTCTGTGGAAAATATTTTCTGGCAAAGAGCCAGCGGTATGAGCTGTGCAGCGACAAGTGCCGAAAAGCACAGGCGCTTCAAAACAAGCGGGAATTTGACGAGAGGTCAAGAGAAAATAACTATGACCTGCTTTATAAAAATGAATGCCAGAACTGGCGCAACAAAATAAACCGGGTAAAAAATACCGCAGGCTTTCCGGCTGACCGTCTGGAAAAAATACAGGCTTCCTTTTCCGACTTTAAGAAAGAAGCCTTACAGAGAAAAAAGGCTGTAAAAACAGGAACGGCCAGCCCGAAAGAATTTACGGACTGGCTGTATCAGCAGAGTAATGTAATTGTTGAGCTGACCGAGATATGAAAAACTTTCTATCGTCAATTTCGCATTATTGCAATAACAGATTGCTTCTTCCATGAATGGTAATATTATCATCAA containing:
- a CDS encoding DUF3847 domain-containing protein, with product MEKSLEQLKQEYEKTTVLLEQEKRKMQRLKNRQAYLESGSRKQRTHRLITRGAAIESIAPQTKELSEAEFYSLMESILNLPQAEHFIRSATENHARISGQEKGGD
- the mobQ gene encoding MobQ family relaxase, which encodes MALYHFSIAQIKRSAGQSAIASAAYRAGERLYSSYYGEVSDYTKKGGVIASEIMLPPHAPEIYLDRATLWNAVENCEKHPKAQLAYSFDIAMQNELTLEENMELARKFVQEQFVTKGMIADLAFHSPEKEDGGIPNPHFHVMTTMRPLNPDGTWGQKQRREYLLDEDGNRIRDKNGDYMFNAVHTTDWHEPETLEHWREQWAAAVNTKFEEKGLDVRIDHRSYVRQGLDLIPTVHEGANVRQMEAKGIRTEKGELNRWIKATNRLMQDVRKKIKALFVWMAEVKEELSKPQTPSLADLLIAYYNQRNAGAWSNKARTGNLKQFAEAVNYLTENKLLTLEDLQERLSSVNEEFEALSDSMKKKSARIKELQELIREGENYQRLKPVHTELNNIKFKKQREKFETSHDAELRLFYAARRILKEKLDGKPIALKAWKQEYAQLKTEYAELSPQHKPLREEVIRLRQVQNAVDTALRRREQPQAVQRKKHEMEL
- a CDS encoding helix-turn-helix domain-containing protein codes for the protein MNDKKRLNSYEDLPLVLDVADIQRIMGISRASAYELVHTPGFPAFRRGRLIKVSKIAFFEWMAKGSETVPGSDK
- a CDS encoding SulP family inorganic anion transporter encodes the protein MNIKLLQTLRNYNKDNFIKDIIAGIIIMAVSIPISMGYAQIAGLPAVYGLYGSVFPILVFGLFSTSPQFIFGVDAAPAALVGSALLTLNIEAGSDKAMAAVPVMTFFVALWLLAFYFMKAGKLVNYISAPVMGGFITGICTTIILMQIPKVMGGTSGTGEFFELAEHIYKTALNINMPSVIMGVIALVILFASKKIMPKFPMAVVLMFVGTIFTISLPIRDWGIKTLNAVEPGLPKWSIPDFSAIPIQQTITISLSVAVVIMAETLLAENSFAQKNNYRINDNQEIFAFSLGNFMAAFTGCCPINGSVSRTAMGEQYQAKTQLTGIVAGFSMIVLLLCGTGFIGYLPIPILTAIVISALMGATEFDLAARLWKVSRTEFLIFMGAFLGVLLLGTINGVLIGIILSFTEMIIRTSKPSRCFLGIQPGHRHFRDLNEGRQIHAIEGVVIYRFSSNLFFGNIQVLQRDIEDSIKPDTKAVILDAGGVGSIDITAADRLAMLYKSLEDKGIRFYITEHIAKINEQLRTLGLGYMIEEGRVRRTIHIALKDMGIGRPYPLEGGVENEERSASRKRVDNKVQEFVWAYGAESEEQIEKQIVLQIQQLKKTGDMEKLFHGSWSHMDAFDEDEWLEHLEEHLKEIVNISGKDEKTIAERLEKHREEIHRRIRDEHPEMAERFKERRHVLDEHLKEKHPEVFKLIENLRENQN
- a CDS encoding virulence-associated E family protein, coding for MDTMEPAQTPAEIRETLEGTQKGGVKNSIRNCLTVFQRDPLFRGALRLNLLTEQIDIVKPLGWERTSTTLTDMDMNYLLLYLEENYGLTSEKKVQSAIKIVANENRYHPVRDYLNSLQWDGTERIRYALHHFLGADTDEYTYEALKLFLMGAIRRVFRPGSKFEVMLCLVGGQGAGKSTFFRLLAGRDEWFSDDLKKLDDENVYRKLQGHWIIEMSEMIATANAKSIEEIKSFLSRQKETYKVPYETHPADRLRQCVFGGTTNRQDFLPRDRTGNRRFLPVTVYPERAEVHILDDEAAARAYIEQMWAEAMTVYRSGKYKLSFSMEMNRYLNAHQQDFMQEDTQAGMIYAYLEDYTGDRVCSKQLYEEALGNLNSPADWETRAICEIMNTGIAGGIIQGWVAYKSPKRYKKYGSQKGWERVNQAPPEGDGFQEITEEEARQMELPF
- a CDS encoding DUF6076 domain-containing protein — encoded protein: MENQFIRHEPCFERILFVLTLDRKKMKERILIGEEQQIRFRLNGSQNAEVLCDMTRPLGTFLINFERDTDRDWNLYGLSPLRQALHSNRWKQPELEQAASEFLWEKYLSNDPLKMYVAFRIWNSYLLAREPRDRNAACDRFMDKMSRLTGVFQNETMSFDRETGKPKQFQAGSLYFKGAPSEDTRLDLWFPDNRRTEECVSAYASLYPLITYYLNRLNDWGLCFRRCKVCGKYFLAKSQRYELCSDKCRKAQALQNKREFDERSRENNYDLLYKNECQNWRNKINRVKNTAGFPADRLEKIQASFSDFKKEALQRKKAVKTGTASPKEFTDWLYQQSNVIVELTEI
- a CDS encoding CHC2 zinc finger domain-containing protein yields the protein MNVFEAVKQSVTTRQAASFYGIRVGRNGMVCCPFHNDRTPSMKVDSRFYCFGCGASGDVIDFAALLHGLGKREAAVRLAEDFGVSYEKSGNAPPDRKRHNRSQPRQKSAEQRFQETERYCFRVLCDYLRLLEHWKTAHAPQPQDAIWHPLFVEALQRISYTEYLLDILLYGEIEEKAALIAAQGKEVLRLEQRISELAAGNAGSGQKDDGHNGTGADTGRNPGNIRGDAERRREEQHPKLPDGVPA